In Nerophis lumbriciformis linkage group LG04, RoL_Nlum_v2.1, whole genome shotgun sequence, a single window of DNA contains:
- the shisa7a gene encoding uncharacterized protein shisa7a translates to MTLAANLRLLALLSLLAAHIPAAAPDPAPTPPASRSRSRANPPERVPEEAPPRAAAQVMFPKNVTSAEALAPPLGAAQVSPRLMDVWMDVCQGYYDVMGQFDSAFNCSKDTYIYCCGTCHYRFCCPDRNRQLKQDSCKNYDSPEWAKTDSPALVLEDEPGSDPDVDPLRQQSHYTGFVIGGVVVFMVAVAVGIKVVFNKVQQEAHQRDLNMPRALVDMLRHQSSPVQQDERNNSLALAVGDGQGTLGRAPKNLYTSGLPSKDNRLGNVQHNFIHSSGSSPKHTATIERTPRMNNAQLAAGGTLLSSKHNNTKSQPAFHHSLHNLAQLPPSYESATKPELNRYSSLKRLEKGLDEYSSGYCTTKRRPHTAQPALQSSQHHLHWGGDYTLGGRGTLPRHAARPWIPPPPCGMPASPTPNPYPLDPPEPQYNPNYDTLSKPARKVKSTDQLLNMGDVPGNTGTLSRMSKNQQHQYYKAMAASGKNSNTQTLTRKTQDRQDRQDRQDRQDRQDRQDRQDRQDRQDRQERLLMSPDHLEERMGGIGVVDPYAHTGGGGVPTLPRQQKAQSQQNVCATPSLDRHHMIKMNSHPTSGREQERNPGMSGHIAGGMGWAGEMPGAAGVVMGTGTLGGHSARRMAFAAKRQNTIEQLHFIPGGGGGSGGGGSGAGGGGGSQGIRTGSKNEVTV, encoded by the exons ATGACGCTCGCTGCCAATCTCCGACTCCTCGCCCTCCTCTCTCTCCTCGCCGCCCACATCCCCGCCGCCGCCCCGGACCCCGCCCCGACCCCGCCCGCCTCTCGCTCCAGGAGCAGGGCCAACCCCCCTGAGAGAGTCCCGGAGGAGGCGCCACCCCGAGCGGCGGCCCAGGTCATGTTCCCCAAGAACGTGACCTCGGCCGAGGCGCTGGCGCCCCCGCTGGGCGCAGCCCAGGTGTCCCCACGCCTGATGGACGTGTGGATGGACGTGTGCCAGGGCTACTACGACGTGATGGGACAGTTTGACAGCGCCTTCAACTGCTCCAAGGACACCTACATCTACTGCTGCGGGACCTGCCACTACCGCTTCTGCTGCCCGGACCGGAACCGGCAGCTGAAGCAGGACAGCTGCAAGAACTACGACTCCCCCGAGTGGGCCAAGACCGATTCCCCCGCTTTGGTTCTGGAGGATGAGCCGGGCTCCGACCCGGACGTGGACCCCCTGAGGCAGCAGAGCCACTACACGGGCTTCGTGATCGGGGGCGTGGTGGTGTTCATGGTGGCCGTGGCCGTGGGTATCAAGGTGGTCTTCAACAAGGTGCAACAGGAAGCCCACCAGCGAGACCTCAACATGCCCAG GGCCCTGGTGGACATGTTGCGACACCAGTCCAGTCCGGTCCAGCAGGACGAGAGGAACAACAGCCTGGCCTTGGCTGTGGGGGACGGCCAGGGGACGCTGGGCAGAGCTCCTAAGAACCTCTACACCTCGGGACTGCCGAGCAAGGACAACCGAC TGGGGAATGTTCAGCACAACTTCATCCACTCGTCAGGATCCAGCCCCAAACACACGGCGACCATCG AACGCACGCCTCGCATGAACAACGCTCAGCTGGCGGCGGGGGGCACCCTGCTCTCCAGCAAGCACAACAACACCAAGTCCCAGCCCGCCTTCCACCACTCGCTGCACAACCTCGCTCAGCTGCCGCCTTCCTACGAGAGCGCCACCAAGCCGGAACTCAACAGATACTCCTCGCTCAAGCGGCTCG AAAAAGGTCTGGACGAGTACTCGTCTGGGTACTGCACCACCAAGCGGCGCCCGCACACCGCCCAGCCGGCACTTCAGTCCTCCCAGCACCACCTCCACTGGGGCGGGGACTACACCCTCGGCGGGAGAGGCACTCTCCCCAGGCATGCCGCTCGACCCTGGATCCCGCCGCCGCCCTGTGGCATGCCGGCTTCGCCCACCCCCAATCCGTACCCGCTGGACCCCCCGGAGCCCCAGTATAACCCCAATTACGACACCCTCTCCAAACCTGCGCGGAAGGTGAAGTCCACCGACCAGCTGCTCAACATGGGGGACGTCCCCGGTAACACGGGAACCTTGTCCCGCATGTCCAAGAACCAGCAGCACCAGTACTACAAAGCCATGGCCGCCTCTGGTAAGAACTCCAACACACAGACACTTACCCGCAAGACCCAGGACAGGCAGGACAGGCAGGACAGGCAGGACAGGCAAGACAGGCAAGACAGGCAAGACAGGCAGGACAGGCAAGACAGGCAGGACAGGCAGGAACGGTTGCTCATGTCCCCAGACCACTTGGAGGAGAGGATGGGCGGGATAGGGGTGGTCGACCCGTACGCCCACACAGGAGGGGGCGGCGTCCCCACCTTGCCTCGCCAGCAGAAGGCCCAGTCCCAGCAGAACGTGTGCGCCACGCCCTCTCTGGACCGCCACCACATGATCAAGATGAACTCTCACCCGACCTCCGGCAGGGAGCAGGAGAGGAACCCAGGCATGAGCGGCCACATTGCCGGGGGGATGGGCTGGGCAGGGGAGATGCCCGGGGCGGCGGGCGTAGTCATGGGGACGGGAACGCTGGGGGGCCACAGCGCCAGGAGGATGGCCTTCGCGGCTAAGCGGCAGAACACCATCGAGCAGCTGCACTTCATCCCGGGAGGGGGCGGTGGCAGCGGCGGCGGGGGATCGGGGGCCGGTGGCGGGGGAGGCAGTCAGGGGATCCGGACGGGGAGCAAAAACGAGGTGACGGTGTGA